The following proteins come from a genomic window of Clupea harengus chromosome 22, Ch_v2.0.2, whole genome shotgun sequence:
- the wdr48b gene encoding WD repeat-containing protein 48 isoform X2 → MATHHRQNAAGRRKVQVSYVIRDEVEKYNRNGINALQLDPTLNRLFTAGRDSIIRIWSVNQHKDPYIASMEHHTDWVNDIVLCCNGKTLISASSDTTVKVWNAHKGFCMSTLRTHKDYVKALAYAKDRELVASAGLDRQIFLWDVNTLTALTASNNTVTTSSLSGNKDSIYSLAMNQMGTVIVSGSTEKVLRVWDPRTCAKLMKLKGHTDNVKTLLLNRDGTQCLSGSSDGTIRLWSLGQQRCIATYRVHDEGVWALQANEAFTHVYSGGRDRKIYCTDLRNPDIRVLICEEKASVLKMELDRSADPPPALWVCTTKSSVNKWSLKGMQNFRVSGDYDNDCSAPLTPLCTQSEQVIKGGASIVQCHILNDKRHILTKDTNNNVAYWDVLKACKFEDLGKLEFDEEVKKRFKMVYVPNWFSVDLKTGMLTITLDESDCFAAWVSAKDAGFSSPDGSDPKLNLGGLLLQALLEFWPRTHISSMDEEENDAQHVNGEPETRIQKGNGYFQVPPHTPVIFGEAGGRTLFRLLCRDSGGETESMLLNETVPQWVIDITVDKNMPKFNKIPFYLQPHLSSGAKTLKKDRLSASDMLQVRKVTEHVYEKIINLDTESQTTSSSANDKPGEQEKEEDVAMLAEEKIELMCQDQVLDPNMDLRTVKHFIWKSGGDLTLHYRQKST, encoded by the exons ATGGCGACCCATCACAGGCAAAACGCAGCTGGACGGAGGAAAGTTCAG GTGTCGTATGTCATTCGAGATGAGGTCGAGAAATACAATCGCAATGGGATAAATGCGCTGCAGCTCGACCCCACCCTGAATCGACTTTTCACGGCAGGAAGGGACTCTATCATTAGAATATGGAGTGTCAATCAGCACAAG GACCCCTATATAGCTTCAATGGAGCACCACACGGATTGGGTCAACGATATCGTCCTCTGCTGTAATGGGAAGACAT TGATATCAGCCTCCTCAGACACCACAGTGAAAGTGTGGAACGCACACAAAGGCTTCTGCATGTCAACGTTACGGACCCACAAG GACTATGTCAAAGCCTTAGCGTATGCCAAGGATAGGGAGCTGGTGGCCTCAGCTGGTCTGGACCGACAGATCTTTCTTTGGGACGTCAACAccctcactgccctcactgcctCCAACAACACAGTCACAA CCTCCTCACTAAGTGGAAACAAAGACTCCATCTACAGTCTTGCCATGAACCAGATGGGAACAGTCATTGTGTCTGGCTCTACAGAAAAG GTGTTAAGGGTGTGGGATCCACGCACCTGTGCGAAACTCATGAAGCTGAAAGGCCACACAGACAACGTAAAGACATTACTGTTGAACAGAGATGGCACTCAG TGTCTGTCTGGCAGTTCAGACGGCACCATCCGACTGTGGTCTCTAGGCCAGCAGAGGTGCATTGCCACGTACAGGGTTCATGACGAGGGCGTATGGGCCCTACAGGCCAACGAGGCCTTCACACACGTCTACTCTGGGGGCCGCGACCGCAAGATCTATTGCACAGACCTGCGCAACCCCGACATCAGGGTGCTCATCTGTGAGGAGAAGGCTTCTGTGCTAAAG ATGGAGCTGGACAGGTCAGCTGACCCTCCTCCTGCCCTTTGGGTCTGCACTACCAAGTCATCAGTGAACAAATGG TCGCTGAAGGGAATGCAAAACTTCCGAGTATCTGGTGACTATGATAACGACTGCAGTGCCCCCCTGACCCCACTGTGTACGCAGTCTGAGCAGGTCATCAAAG gtggtgCCAGCATTGTTCAGTGTCACATACTGAACGACAAGAGACACATCCTCACCAAAGACACCAATAACAACGTGGCATACTGGGATGTCCTCAAG GCTTGTAAATTTGAAGACCTTGGTAAATTGGAATTTGATGAAGAGGTTAAAAAACGGTTCAAGATGGTTTATGTTCCAAACTGGTTCTCAGTGGATCTCAAAACTGGG ATGCTGACCATAACACTGGATGAAAGCGACTGCTTTGCTGCCTGGGTCTCTGCCAAGGATGCAGGTTTCTCAAGTCCCGATGGTTCTGACCCAAAGT TGAACCTGGGCGGGCTGCTGCTGCAGGCCCTGCTGGAGTTCTGGCCCAGGACCCACATCAGCTCAATGGACGAGGAGGAGAACGACGCGCAACACG TGAATGGGGAACCAGAGACCCGGATACAGAAGGGCAATGGCTACTTCCAGGTTCCTCCGCACACGCCGGTCATCTTCGGGGAGGCGGGGGGTAGGACTCTCTTCAG gtTGTTGTGTCGAGACTCAGGGGGAGAGACTGAGTCTATGCTGCTGAATGAGACCGTTCCTCAGTGGGTGATCGACATCACTGTCGAT AAAAACATGCCGAAATTCAACAAAATCCCTTTCTACCTCCAGCCACACTTGTCCTCAGGTGCAAAAACACTGAAGAA GGACCGTCTGTCGGCCAGTGACATGCTGCAGGTGAGGAAGGTGACGGAACATGTCTATGAGAAGATCATCAACCTGGACACAGAGTCCCAGACCACCAGCTCCTCAGCCAATGATAAGCCGGGAgaacaggagaaggaggaggatgtAGCCATGTTGGCGGAGGAGAAGATCGAGCTCATGTGCCAGGACCAG GTGTTGGATCCCAACATGGACCTGCGGACAGTGAAGCATTTTATCTGGAAGAGTGGTGGAGA
- the wdr48b gene encoding WD repeat-containing protein 48 isoform X1, giving the protein MATHHRQNAAGRRKVQVSYVIRDEVEKYNRNGINALQLDPTLNRLFTAGRDSIIRIWSVNQHKQDPYIASMEHHTDWVNDIVLCCNGKTLISASSDTTVKVWNAHKGFCMSTLRTHKDYVKALAYAKDRELVASAGLDRQIFLWDVNTLTALTASNNTVTTSSLSGNKDSIYSLAMNQMGTVIVSGSTEKVLRVWDPRTCAKLMKLKGHTDNVKTLLLNRDGTQCLSGSSDGTIRLWSLGQQRCIATYRVHDEGVWALQANEAFTHVYSGGRDRKIYCTDLRNPDIRVLICEEKASVLKMELDRSADPPPALWVCTTKSSVNKWSLKGMQNFRVSGDYDNDCSAPLTPLCTQSEQVIKGGASIVQCHILNDKRHILTKDTNNNVAYWDVLKACKFEDLGKLEFDEEVKKRFKMVYVPNWFSVDLKTGMLTITLDESDCFAAWVSAKDAGFSSPDGSDPKLNLGGLLLQALLEFWPRTHISSMDEEENDAQHVNGEPETRIQKGNGYFQVPPHTPVIFGEAGGRTLFRLLCRDSGGETESMLLNETVPQWVIDITVDKNMPKFNKIPFYLQPHLSSGAKTLKKDRLSASDMLQVRKVTEHVYEKIINLDTESQTTSSSANDKPGEQEKEEDVAMLAEEKIELMCQDQVLDPNMDLRTVKHFIWKSGGDLTLHYRQKST; this is encoded by the exons ATGGCGACCCATCACAGGCAAAACGCAGCTGGACGGAGGAAAGTTCAG GTGTCGTATGTCATTCGAGATGAGGTCGAGAAATACAATCGCAATGGGATAAATGCGCTGCAGCTCGACCCCACCCTGAATCGACTTTTCACGGCAGGAAGGGACTCTATCATTAGAATATGGAGTGTCAATCAGCACAAG CAGGACCCCTATATAGCTTCAATGGAGCACCACACGGATTGGGTCAACGATATCGTCCTCTGCTGTAATGGGAAGACAT TGATATCAGCCTCCTCAGACACCACAGTGAAAGTGTGGAACGCACACAAAGGCTTCTGCATGTCAACGTTACGGACCCACAAG GACTATGTCAAAGCCTTAGCGTATGCCAAGGATAGGGAGCTGGTGGCCTCAGCTGGTCTGGACCGACAGATCTTTCTTTGGGACGTCAACAccctcactgccctcactgcctCCAACAACACAGTCACAA CCTCCTCACTAAGTGGAAACAAAGACTCCATCTACAGTCTTGCCATGAACCAGATGGGAACAGTCATTGTGTCTGGCTCTACAGAAAAG GTGTTAAGGGTGTGGGATCCACGCACCTGTGCGAAACTCATGAAGCTGAAAGGCCACACAGACAACGTAAAGACATTACTGTTGAACAGAGATGGCACTCAG TGTCTGTCTGGCAGTTCAGACGGCACCATCCGACTGTGGTCTCTAGGCCAGCAGAGGTGCATTGCCACGTACAGGGTTCATGACGAGGGCGTATGGGCCCTACAGGCCAACGAGGCCTTCACACACGTCTACTCTGGGGGCCGCGACCGCAAGATCTATTGCACAGACCTGCGCAACCCCGACATCAGGGTGCTCATCTGTGAGGAGAAGGCTTCTGTGCTAAAG ATGGAGCTGGACAGGTCAGCTGACCCTCCTCCTGCCCTTTGGGTCTGCACTACCAAGTCATCAGTGAACAAATGG TCGCTGAAGGGAATGCAAAACTTCCGAGTATCTGGTGACTATGATAACGACTGCAGTGCCCCCCTGACCCCACTGTGTACGCAGTCTGAGCAGGTCATCAAAG gtggtgCCAGCATTGTTCAGTGTCACATACTGAACGACAAGAGACACATCCTCACCAAAGACACCAATAACAACGTGGCATACTGGGATGTCCTCAAG GCTTGTAAATTTGAAGACCTTGGTAAATTGGAATTTGATGAAGAGGTTAAAAAACGGTTCAAGATGGTTTATGTTCCAAACTGGTTCTCAGTGGATCTCAAAACTGGG ATGCTGACCATAACACTGGATGAAAGCGACTGCTTTGCTGCCTGGGTCTCTGCCAAGGATGCAGGTTTCTCAAGTCCCGATGGTTCTGACCCAAAGT TGAACCTGGGCGGGCTGCTGCTGCAGGCCCTGCTGGAGTTCTGGCCCAGGACCCACATCAGCTCAATGGACGAGGAGGAGAACGACGCGCAACACG TGAATGGGGAACCAGAGACCCGGATACAGAAGGGCAATGGCTACTTCCAGGTTCCTCCGCACACGCCGGTCATCTTCGGGGAGGCGGGGGGTAGGACTCTCTTCAG gtTGTTGTGTCGAGACTCAGGGGGAGAGACTGAGTCTATGCTGCTGAATGAGACCGTTCCTCAGTGGGTGATCGACATCACTGTCGAT AAAAACATGCCGAAATTCAACAAAATCCCTTTCTACCTCCAGCCACACTTGTCCTCAGGTGCAAAAACACTGAAGAA GGACCGTCTGTCGGCCAGTGACATGCTGCAGGTGAGGAAGGTGACGGAACATGTCTATGAGAAGATCATCAACCTGGACACAGAGTCCCAGACCACCAGCTCCTCAGCCAATGATAAGCCGGGAgaacaggagaaggaggaggatgtAGCCATGTTGGCGGAGGAGAAGATCGAGCTCATGTGCCAGGACCAG GTGTTGGATCCCAACATGGACCTGCGGACAGTGAAGCATTTTATCTGGAAGAGTGGTGGAGA
- the LOC116218320 gene encoding transcriptional repressor p66-alpha-like: protein MFSSLAPRRSMDIRNYMIGTCDSGDCKLAKDYDSINKQLWRDLCSIPLPTPRILGLNFLPDAGNQTFIYLVGLEEIVQERLKETQCPYPKQRKHKCKGALRKETGPPYKYPNTCNQCSTDFTCCWWCVMSTDTAEVLVCDQCKSSNDKKAITQAHTAKMEEAFRSCQADEAGGQAAGPAGSATGVSAQSQPTGHAASASRSEDIDQCAQ from the exons ATGTTCTCGTCGTTGGCACCGCGAAGAAGTATGGATATTCG CAACTACATGATTGGAACCTGTGACTCGGGTGACTGCAAGTTAGCTAAAGATTACGACTCCATCAACAAGCAACTATGGAGGGATCTTTGCAGCATCCCTCTTCCTACGCCGCGAATCTTAGGGCTGAACTTCCTCCCTGATGCAGGGAACCAAACGTTCATCTACTTAGTTGGTCTAGAGGAGATTGTGCAGGAGCGCTTGAAAGAGACGCAGTGTCCCTATCCTAAGCAAAGAAAACATAAATGTAAAG GTGCTTTGAGGAAAGAGACAGGTCCCCCTTACAAGTACCCAAATACCTGTAATCAGTGCTCAACTGATTTCAcctgttgttggtggtgtgtgatgAGCACAGACACGGCTGAAGTCCTGGTGTGTGACCAGTGCAAGAGCTCCAATGACAAGAAGGCCATAACGCAGGCCCACACGGCTAAGATGGAAGAGGCCTTTCGCTCATGCCAAGCAGATGAAGCTGGAGGCCAAGCAGCGGGCCCTGCAGGATCGGCCACTGGCGTCTCAGCCCAAAGCCAACCCACAGGCCATGCAGCTAGCGCATCACGGTCAGAGGATATAGATCAGTGTGCacagtaa
- the LOC122128657 gene encoding uncharacterized protein LOC122128657, whose protein sequence is MSAFISCMGFLSLLLLLSMSQYNLFTWVNPTNVHKTLMEMFHHNNSKTSSPASGGEDARIWAIWVPSPSLQEPGELTERDWWRSILEVLRIHKIKRWTMEEEGLLDHVWEKFKILFRHTYPAKAMQAVANNKGRTKITPSSKISSGCIWPWFIAFVIACIWKWRRTSTTEITTMEALSEQLNAQSDDLERMLELLQQIQEHLEHLEKRCNTVRPSRRRRAQKVTRIVFSSDSSTSSR, encoded by the exons ATGAGTGCATTTATCAGTTGTATGGgatttctctcccttctcctgcttctctcaATGAGCCAATACAACCTGTTCACTTGGGTGAACCCAACAAATGTGCACAAGACTCTGATGGAGATGTTTCATCACAATAACAGCAAGACTTCCTCACCAGCCTCTGGAGGTGAAGATGCCAGGATCTGGGCCATATGGGTGCCCTCTCCATCCCTACAGGAACCAGGGGAACTGACGGAGCGTGACTGGTGGAGGTCCATCCTAGAAGTCCTGAGAATCCACAAGATTAAACGCTGGACAATGGAGGAAGAAGGGCTGCTTGACCATGTCTGGGAGAAGTTCAAGATCctgttcagacacacataccctgCAAAGGCTATGCAGGCGGTTGCTAATAATAAGGGACGGACTAAAATCACACCATCCTCAAAGATATCCTCAGGATGCATTTGGCCTTGGTTTATTGCATTTGTAATCGCTTGCATCTGGAAG TGGAGAAGAACAAGCACCACTGAAATAACAACGATGGAGGCTCTCTCTGAGCAACTCAATGCACAGTCTGATGACCTGGAGAGGATGCTGGAGCTGCTACAACAGATTCAAGAGCATCTCGAACACCTGGAGAAACGTTGTAACACCGTTCGCCCATCCAGAAGGAGGAGGGCACAGAAAGTTACGCGGATAGTGTTTTCTTCTGACTCTTCAACATCCTCAAGATGA
- the ebi3 gene encoding interleukin-27 subunit beta — translation MQMSSPMFKHNMCCLRYTYAYISLFILSAGLCQDSSTQPPKDRLIRDVYVAVGSEVKVLCDGAADGEQVEWRQTGSLVVSGSLLHLNSTRLEDRGVYTCHSLSGRDDILQIDLKPGYPPSPPDISCWVASYPLKALCSWSQMSQMTNTYLPTQYITTYRDGVSGTIYPCHIVPTSPDTLCEMKTLQVLASRPYIINITAINALGSATKLMSFDLEENVRPDPPVNVRVVASQGRRVLVKWSHPPSWPDPLLFPLKYKVRYYWGSTREPRHTVEVESYDSLMIALDNLKVGRTYHFQVSAHELLDSGTGSAWSEPVSANVLRR, via the exons atgcagatgtcatcgCCCATGTTCAAACACAATATGTGCTGTTTGCGCTACACATACGCttatatttctctctttattcttaGTGCAGGGCTCTGTCAGGATTCATCAACTCAACCACCGAAAGACCGACTCATCAGGG ATGTGTATGTGGCAGTGGGATCAGAAGTGAAAGTGCTGTGTGATGGTGCTGCAGATGGAGAGCAGGTGGAGTGGAGACAGACTGGGTCTCTGGTCGTGTCCGgctctctgctccatctcaaCAGCACCAGGCTGGAGGACAGAGGCGTCTACACCTGCCACAGCCTCAGTGGACGAGACGACATCCTTCAGATAGATCTGAAACCTGGCT ATCCCCCATCTCCTCCAGACATCAGCTGCTGGGTTGCTAGTTATCCTCTGAAGGCCTTGTGCTCATGGTCACAGATGTCACAGATGACAAACACCTATTTGCCAACACAGTACATCACCACCTACAG AGATGGGGTCTCTGGCACGATCTACCCTTGCCACATTGTGCCTACATCTCCGGACACTCTTTGTGAAATGAAGACCCTTCAGGTCCTCGCCAGCAGGCCTTATATCATTAATATCACGGCCATCAATGCACTCGGCAGTGCCACAAAATTAATGTCATTTGATTTGGAGGAGAATG TGAGGCCGGACCCTCCCGTGAATGTGAGAGTAGTGGCTAGCCAAGGGAGGCGGGTACTGGTGAAGTGGAGTCATCCCCCATCCTGGCCAGACCCCTTGCTCTTCCCCCTGAAGTACAAAGTCAGGTACTACTGGGGTTCCACTCGAGAACCAAGACACACTGTTGAA GTGGAATCGTATGACTCGTTAATGATCGCTCTGGACAACCTTAAGGTGGGACGCACCTACCACTTTCAGGTGTCTGCACATGAACTGCTGGATTCTGGAACAGGAAGTGCCTGGAGTGAGCCTGTCAGTGCCAATGTGCTACGTCGCTAA
- the odf3l2a gene encoding outer dense fiber protein 3-like protein 2a, with the protein MGEVLKRRPMIAGRERGPGPGRYALPPTIGYIGHDYTKPSSPAYSFHSRMSSNMLSVDSSPGPQYHIDAKITRFGRDGTPSYSMLGRKKRSAELFQTPGPGAYSPEKAPPLNLHCRPPSYSIGSRTRYRATDTVPAPNSYTLPSLMGAHAPNKPASPCYSMSGRLKTGAPSEDLAMTPGPGKYNSTAPSVYLNRQPSFSMQSRSSIPSAASRTPGPGTHSSERVVAHLPRPPSFSMGIRHSEFVTPLVVDVLD; encoded by the exons ATGGGGGAGGTCTTGAAGAGGAGGCCCATGATCGCTGGCAGAGAGCGGG GACCAGGTCCAGGACGCTATGCTCTGCCTCCCACAATTGGCTACATTGGCCATGACTACACCAAGCCCAGCAGCCCGGCCTACTCTTTCCACAGTCGCATGAGCAGCAATA TGCTATCTGTAGACTCCAGCCCTGGCCCACAGTATCACATTGATGCGAAGATTACTCGCTTCGGTCGAGATGGCACTCCCTCCTACTCTATGCTGGGCAGGAAGAAGAGATCAG CTGAGCTGTTCCAGactccaggcccaggggcctaCAGCCCGGAGAAAGCACCGCCCCTGAACCTCCACTGCAGACCCCCATCCTACTCCATCGGCTCGCGCACGCGCTACCGTGCCACGGACACCGTGCCCGCGCCCAACTCCTACACTCTGCCCTCCCTCATGGGCGCCCACGCGCCCAACAAGCCAGCCAGCCCCTGCTACTCTATGTCGGGCCGCTTGAAAACGGGCGCGCCGTCGGAGGACCTTGCCATGACGCCAGGCCCCGGGAAGTACAACAGCACGGCCCCAAGTGTCTACCTGAACCGCCAGCCATCGTTCTCCATGCAGAGCCGCTCATCCATCCCCAGTGCTGCCTCCCGCACGCCCGGCCCGGGCACGCACAGCTCGGAGAGGGTGGTGGCGCACCTGCCACGGCCACCCTCCTTCTCTATGGGCATCAGGCACTCTGAATTTGTCACTCCACTGGTGGTTGATGTGTTAGATTGA
- the crlf1a gene encoding cytokine receptor-like factor 1a isoform X1, giving the protein MITLLFLILTAPGVLSSSTQLAGIYPQDPAVQIGTSLTATCSVSSELGLHASSLFWTLNGKRLPSSSYTVLSATALRVTIPPLPGSRQRSGDNLVCHNSGGHVLAGTCLYVGMPPVKPINLTCWSRNTKDLTCQWAPGGQGETFIRTKYTLKYKLRWYGQEKECEDYNTGQPCTCYIPSELALFTPYEIWVEASNQLGTAVSDVIYLDILDVVTTDPPANVHVSRVGDLEDQLSVRWGTPPALKDFLFQAKYQIRYRLEDSVEWKVVDDVGNQTSCRLAGLRPGTVYFVQVRCNPVGILGSRKAGIWSDWSHPTAASTPLSERLTGGSCDSKSGQQNSTLRRDLKQFFGWVRKHAYGCSSMSIKLYDQWRVWLQKSHKTRNQVFQDDKS; this is encoded by the exons ATGATCACGTTATTGTTTCTCATATTGACTGCCCCTGGTGTGCTGTCTTCCTCGACCC aGCTGGCTGGCATCTACCCCCAAGACCCGGCTGTGCAGATCGGCACCAGCCTGACGGCCACCTGCTCGGTCAGCTCGGAGCTGGGCCTGCATGCCAGCTCACTCTTCTGGACGCTGAACGGCAAGCGTTTGCCCAGCAGCTCCTACACGGTCCTCAGTGCCACGGCCCTTCGCGTCACCATCCCCCCGCTGCCCGGGTCGCGCCAGCGCTCCGGGGACAACTTGGTGTGCCACAACAGCGGCGGTCACGTCCTCGCCGGCACCTGCCTCTACGTCGGCA TGCCTCCAGTGAAGCCAATCAACCTCACCTGCTGGTCCAGGAACACCAAGGACCTGACGTGCCAGTGGGCTCCGGGGGGACAAGGCGAGACCTTCATCAGAACCAAATACACCCTCAAGTACAAGCTGAG GTGGTATGGGCAGGAGAAGGAGTGTGAGGACTATAACACAGGCCAACCGTGCACATGCTACATCCCCAGTGAACTCGCCCTGTTCACACCCTATGAGATATGGGTGGAGGCGTCCAATCAGCTGGGCACGGCCGTCTCCGACGTCATCTACCTGGACATCCTAGACGTGG TGACAACCGACCCCCCTGCTAATGTTCACGTGAGCCGCGTGGGTGACCTGGAGGACCAGTTGAGTGTCCGCTGGGGCACCCCACCCGCCCTCAAGGACTTCCTCTTCCAGGCCAAGTACCAGATCCGCTACCGGCTGGAGGACAGCGTCGAGTGGAAG GTGGTAGATGATGTGGGGAACCAGACTTCCTGCAGGCTGGCAGGCTTGAGGCCGGGCACGGTGTACTTTGTCCAGGTGCGTTGTAACCCTGTGGGCATCTTGGGCTCCAGGAAGGCTGGCATCTGGAGCGACTGGAGCCACCCCACAGCAGCTTCCACTCCACTCAGTG AGAGGCTGACGGGCGGCTCGTGCGACTCGAAGTCGGGCCAGCAGAACTCCACGTTAAGGCGGGACCTCAAGCAGTTCTTCGGCTGGGTGCGCAAACACGCCTACGGCTGCAGCAGCATGTCCATCAAACTCTATGACCAGTGGCGGGTCTGGCTGCAGAAATCTCACAAAACGCGCAACCAG gtttttcaAGACGATAAATCCTAG
- the crlf1a gene encoding cytokine receptor-like factor 1a isoform X2 gives MITLLFLILTAPGVLSSSTQLAGIYPQDPAVQIGTSLTATCSVSSELGLHASSLFWTLNGKRLPSSSYTVLSATALRVTIPPLPGSRQRSGDNLVCHNSGGHVLAGTCLYVGMPPVKPINLTCWSRNTKDLTCQWAPGGQGETFIRTKYTLKYKLRWYGQEKECEDYNTGQPCTCYIPSELALFTPYEIWVEASNQLGTAVSDVIYLDILDVVTTDPPANVHVSRVGDLEDQLSVRWGTPPALKDFLFQAKYQIRYRLEDSVEWKVVDDVGNQTSCRLAGLRPGTVYFVQVRCNPVGILGSRKAGIWSDWSHPTAASTPLSERLTGGSCDSKSGQQNSTLRRDLKQFFGWVRKHAYGCSSMSIKLYDQWRVWLQKSHKTRNQVGFSRR, from the exons ATGATCACGTTATTGTTTCTCATATTGACTGCCCCTGGTGTGCTGTCTTCCTCGACCC aGCTGGCTGGCATCTACCCCCAAGACCCGGCTGTGCAGATCGGCACCAGCCTGACGGCCACCTGCTCGGTCAGCTCGGAGCTGGGCCTGCATGCCAGCTCACTCTTCTGGACGCTGAACGGCAAGCGTTTGCCCAGCAGCTCCTACACGGTCCTCAGTGCCACGGCCCTTCGCGTCACCATCCCCCCGCTGCCCGGGTCGCGCCAGCGCTCCGGGGACAACTTGGTGTGCCACAACAGCGGCGGTCACGTCCTCGCCGGCACCTGCCTCTACGTCGGCA TGCCTCCAGTGAAGCCAATCAACCTCACCTGCTGGTCCAGGAACACCAAGGACCTGACGTGCCAGTGGGCTCCGGGGGGACAAGGCGAGACCTTCATCAGAACCAAATACACCCTCAAGTACAAGCTGAG GTGGTATGGGCAGGAGAAGGAGTGTGAGGACTATAACACAGGCCAACCGTGCACATGCTACATCCCCAGTGAACTCGCCCTGTTCACACCCTATGAGATATGGGTGGAGGCGTCCAATCAGCTGGGCACGGCCGTCTCCGACGTCATCTACCTGGACATCCTAGACGTGG TGACAACCGACCCCCCTGCTAATGTTCACGTGAGCCGCGTGGGTGACCTGGAGGACCAGTTGAGTGTCCGCTGGGGCACCCCACCCGCCCTCAAGGACTTCCTCTTCCAGGCCAAGTACCAGATCCGCTACCGGCTGGAGGACAGCGTCGAGTGGAAG GTGGTAGATGATGTGGGGAACCAGACTTCCTGCAGGCTGGCAGGCTTGAGGCCGGGCACGGTGTACTTTGTCCAGGTGCGTTGTAACCCTGTGGGCATCTTGGGCTCCAGGAAGGCTGGCATCTGGAGCGACTGGAGCCACCCCACAGCAGCTTCCACTCCACTCAGTG AGAGGCTGACGGGCGGCTCGTGCGACTCGAAGTCGGGCCAGCAGAACTCCACGTTAAGGCGGGACCTCAAGCAGTTCTTCGGCTGGGTGCGCAAACACGCCTACGGCTGCAGCAGCATGTCCATCAAACTCTATGACCAGTGGCGGGTCTGGCTGCAGAAATCTCACAAAACGCGCAACCAGGTAG gtttttcaAGACGATAA